The Saccopteryx leptura isolate mSacLep1 chromosome 2, mSacLep1_pri_phased_curated, whole genome shotgun sequence genome has a window encoding:
- the CRAT gene encoding carnitine O-acetyltransferase isoform X2, whose translation MEDGQQKEKVKPQGLLKPSSLTKIASRFKAHQDALPRLPVPPLQQSLDHYLKALQPIVSEEEWVHTKQLVEEFQTAGGVGERLQKGLERRARKTENWLSEWWLKTAYLQYRQPLVIYSSPGLVLPRQDFVDLQGQLRFAAKFIEGVLDFKAMVDNETLPVEHLGGKPLCMNQYYQILSSCRVPGPKQDTVVNFSKTKKPPTHITVVHNYQFFELDVYHSDGTPLTSDQIFVQLEKIWNSSLQTNKEPVGILTSNHRNSWAKAYNNLIKDKVNRESVRSIQKSIFTVCLDALMPRVSEDKYRSQVAGQMLHGGGSKLNSGNRWFDKTLQFIVAEDGSCGLIYEHAAAEGPPIISLVDHVIEYTKKPELVRSPMVPLPMPKKLRFNITPEIKNDIEKAKQNLSIMVQDLDMIVTVFHHFGKDFPKSEKLSPDAFIQMALQLAYYRVYGQACATYESASLRMFHLGRTDTIRSASMDSLAFVKAMDDSSVMEQQKVELLRKAVQAHRTYTDQAIRGEAFDRHLLGLKLQAIEDLVSMPDLFMDTSYAIAMHFNLSTSQVPSKTDCVMFFGPVVPDGYGICYNPMEAHINFSVSAYNSCAETNAARMAHYLEKALLDMRVLLQSHPRAKL comes from the exons ATGGAGGACGGGCAGCAGAAAGAGAAG GTGAAGCCACAGGGCCTCCTCAAGCCCTCCTCCCTGACGAAGATTGCCAGCCGCTTCAAGGCACACCAGGATGCCCTGCCCCGGCTGCCCGTGCCCCCGCTGCAGCAGTCCCTGGACCATTACCTGAAGGCGCTGCAGCCCATCGTGAGCGAAGAGGAGTGGGTCCACACCAAGCAGCTGGTGGAAGAGTTCCAGACTGCAGGGGGCGTGGGAGAGCGCCTGCAGAAGGGGCTGGAGCGCAGGGCCCGGAAGACGGAGAACTGG CTGTCCGAATGGTGGCTCAAGACGGCCTACCTCCAGTACCGCCAGCCGCTGGTCATCTACTCCAGTCCTGGCCTCGTGCTGCCCAGACAGGACTTTGTGGACCTGCAGGGACAGCTCCG GTTTGCTGCCAAATTCATCGAGGGCGTTTTGGATTTCAAGGCCATGGTTGACAA TGAGACCCTGCCCGTGGAGCACCTGGGGGGGAAGCCGCTGTGCATGAACCAGTACTATCAGATCCTGTCCTCCTGCCGCGTGCCAGGCCCCAAGCAGGACACAGTCGTCAACTTCAGCAAGACCAAAAAGCCACCCACGCACATCACGGTGGTGCACAACTACCAG TTTTTTGAGTTGGACGTGTACCACAGCGACGGGACGCCCCTCACCTCGGATCAGATCTTCGTGCAGCTGGAGAAGATCTGGAACTCATCGCTGCAAACCAACAAAGAGCCTGTGGGCATCCTCACCTCCAACCACCGCAACTCCTGGGCCAAGGCATACAACAACCTCATCAAAG ACAAGGTGAACCGGGAGTCAGTGCGCTCCATCCAGAAGAGCATCTTCACTGTGTGCCTGGACGCGCTCATGCCCCGGGTCTCGGAAGACAAGTACCGCAGCCAAGTGGCGGGCCAGATGCTGCACGGGGGCGGCAGCAAGCTCAACAGCGGAAACCGCTGGTTCGACAAGACGCTGCAG TTCATCGTGGCGGAAGACGGCTCCTGTGGGCTCATTTATGAGCACGCGGCAGCAGAGGGGCCCCCCATCATCAGCCTGGTGGACCACGTCATTGAGTACAC GAAGAAGCCTGAGCTTGTGCGATCTCCCATGGTGCCCCTGCCCATGCCCAAGAAGCTGCGGTTCAACATCACCCCTGAAATCAAGAATGACATCGAGAAGGCCAAGCAGAACCTTAGCAT caTGGTCCAGGACTTGGACATGATTGTTACAGTGTTCCACCACTTCGGGAAGGACTTCCCCAAGTCAGAGAAGCTGAGCCCCGACGCCTTCATCCAGATGGCGCTACAGCTGGCCTACTACAG GGTCTACGGGCAGGCGTGTGCCACGTACGAAAGTGCCTCCCTGCGCATGTTCCACCTGGGCCGTACTGACACCATCCGCTCGGCCTCCATGGACTCGCTGGCCTTCGTCAAAGCCATGGATGACTCCAGTGTGATG GAGCAGCAGAAGGTGGAGCTGCTGCGGAAAGCCGTGCAGGCCCACCGAACCTACACTGACCAG GCCATCCGCGGAGAGGCCTTCGACAGGCACCTGCTGGGCCTGAAGCTGCAGGCCATTGAGGACCTGGTGAGCATGCCTGACCTCTTCATGGACACTTCCTATGCCATCGCCATGCACTTCAACCTCTCCACCAGCCAG GTCCCTTCCAAGACAGACTGTGTCATGTTCTTTGGGCCTGTGGTCCCAGACGGCTATGGCATTTGCTATAATCCCATGGAGGCCCACATCAACTTTTCCGTGTCAGCATACAACAGCTGCGCTGAGACCAACGCAGCCCGCATGGCACACTACCTGGAGAAGGCACTCCTGGACATGCGTGTTCTGCTGCAGAGCCATCCCCGGGCCAAGCTCTGA
- the DOLPP1 gene encoding dolichyldiphosphatase 1: protein MAADGQCSLPASWRPVALTHVEYPAGDLSGHVLAYLSLSPLFVIVGFVTLIIFKRELHTISFLGGLALNEGVNWLIKHVIQEPRPCGDPHAAVGTKYGMPSSHSQFMWFFSVYSFLFLYLRMHQTNNARFLDLLWRHVLSLGLLTAAFLVSYSRVYLLYHTWSQVLYGGIAGSLMAIAWFAFTQEVLTPLFPRIASWPISEFFLIRDTSLIPNVLWFEYTVTRAEARNRQRKLGTKLQ, encoded by the exons ATGGCAGCGGACGGACAGTGCTCGCTCCCTGCTTCATGGCGGCCAGTCGCCCTCACCCACGTCGAATATCCTGCAG GTGATCTCTCTGGCCACGTCCTTGCCTACCTGAGCCTCAGCCCACTATTTGTCATTGTCGGTTTCGTGACCCTCATCATATTTAAGCGGGAGCTGCACACG ATCTCATTCCTCGGGGGCCTGGCACTGAACGAGGGAGTCAACTGGCTAATCAAACACGTCATCCAGGAGCCACGGCCCTGTGGAG ACCCCCACGCGGCAGTGGGCACCAAGTACGGGATGCCCTCCAGTCATTCCCagttcatgtggtttttctccgtCTATTCCTTCCTTTTCCTGTATTTAAG AATGCACCAAACGAACAACGCCAGGTTCCTGGACTTGCTGTGGAGACACGTGCTCTCCCTGGGTCTCCTCACTGCGGCCTTTCTCGTCTCCTACAGCAG GGTCTACCTGCTATATCACACCTGGAGCCAAGTGCTCTATGGGGGCATCGCTGGAAGCCTCATGGCCATCGCTTGGTTCGCCTTTACGCAGGAGGTCCTCACCCCTCTGTTCCCCAGGATAGCATCCTG GCCTATCTCTGAGTTCTTCCTAATCCGAGACACGAGCCTCATTCCCAACGTTCTCTGGTTTGAGTACACGGTAACTCGGGCAGAAGCCAG AAACAGACAGCGCAAGCTGGGGACAAAGCTGCAGTGA
- the CRAT gene encoding carnitine O-acetyltransferase isoform X1 has protein sequence MLAFAVRTVVKPQGLLKPSSLTKIASRFKAHQDALPRLPVPPLQQSLDHYLKALQPIVSEEEWVHTKQLVEEFQTAGGVGERLQKGLERRARKTENWLSEWWLKTAYLQYRQPLVIYSSPGLVLPRQDFVDLQGQLRFAAKFIEGVLDFKAMVDNETLPVEHLGGKPLCMNQYYQILSSCRVPGPKQDTVVNFSKTKKPPTHITVVHNYQFFELDVYHSDGTPLTSDQIFVQLEKIWNSSLQTNKEPVGILTSNHRNSWAKAYNNLIKDKVNRESVRSIQKSIFTVCLDALMPRVSEDKYRSQVAGQMLHGGGSKLNSGNRWFDKTLQFIVAEDGSCGLIYEHAAAEGPPIISLVDHVIEYTKKPELVRSPMVPLPMPKKLRFNITPEIKNDIEKAKQNLSIMVQDLDMIVTVFHHFGKDFPKSEKLSPDAFIQMALQLAYYRVYGQACATYESASLRMFHLGRTDTIRSASMDSLAFVKAMDDSSVMEQQKVELLRKAVQAHRTYTDQAIRGEAFDRHLLGLKLQAIEDLVSMPDLFMDTSYAIAMHFNLSTSQVPSKTDCVMFFGPVVPDGYGICYNPMEAHINFSVSAYNSCAETNAARMAHYLEKALLDMRVLLQSHPRAKL, from the exons ATGTTGGCTTTCGCTGTCAGGACGGTG GTGAAGCCACAGGGCCTCCTCAAGCCCTCCTCCCTGACGAAGATTGCCAGCCGCTTCAAGGCACACCAGGATGCCCTGCCCCGGCTGCCCGTGCCCCCGCTGCAGCAGTCCCTGGACCATTACCTGAAGGCGCTGCAGCCCATCGTGAGCGAAGAGGAGTGGGTCCACACCAAGCAGCTGGTGGAAGAGTTCCAGACTGCAGGGGGCGTGGGAGAGCGCCTGCAGAAGGGGCTGGAGCGCAGGGCCCGGAAGACGGAGAACTGG CTGTCCGAATGGTGGCTCAAGACGGCCTACCTCCAGTACCGCCAGCCGCTGGTCATCTACTCCAGTCCTGGCCTCGTGCTGCCCAGACAGGACTTTGTGGACCTGCAGGGACAGCTCCG GTTTGCTGCCAAATTCATCGAGGGCGTTTTGGATTTCAAGGCCATGGTTGACAA TGAGACCCTGCCCGTGGAGCACCTGGGGGGGAAGCCGCTGTGCATGAACCAGTACTATCAGATCCTGTCCTCCTGCCGCGTGCCAGGCCCCAAGCAGGACACAGTCGTCAACTTCAGCAAGACCAAAAAGCCACCCACGCACATCACGGTGGTGCACAACTACCAG TTTTTTGAGTTGGACGTGTACCACAGCGACGGGACGCCCCTCACCTCGGATCAGATCTTCGTGCAGCTGGAGAAGATCTGGAACTCATCGCTGCAAACCAACAAAGAGCCTGTGGGCATCCTCACCTCCAACCACCGCAACTCCTGGGCCAAGGCATACAACAACCTCATCAAAG ACAAGGTGAACCGGGAGTCAGTGCGCTCCATCCAGAAGAGCATCTTCACTGTGTGCCTGGACGCGCTCATGCCCCGGGTCTCGGAAGACAAGTACCGCAGCCAAGTGGCGGGCCAGATGCTGCACGGGGGCGGCAGCAAGCTCAACAGCGGAAACCGCTGGTTCGACAAGACGCTGCAG TTCATCGTGGCGGAAGACGGCTCCTGTGGGCTCATTTATGAGCACGCGGCAGCAGAGGGGCCCCCCATCATCAGCCTGGTGGACCACGTCATTGAGTACAC GAAGAAGCCTGAGCTTGTGCGATCTCCCATGGTGCCCCTGCCCATGCCCAAGAAGCTGCGGTTCAACATCACCCCTGAAATCAAGAATGACATCGAGAAGGCCAAGCAGAACCTTAGCAT caTGGTCCAGGACTTGGACATGATTGTTACAGTGTTCCACCACTTCGGGAAGGACTTCCCCAAGTCAGAGAAGCTGAGCCCCGACGCCTTCATCCAGATGGCGCTACAGCTGGCCTACTACAG GGTCTACGGGCAGGCGTGTGCCACGTACGAAAGTGCCTCCCTGCGCATGTTCCACCTGGGCCGTACTGACACCATCCGCTCGGCCTCCATGGACTCGCTGGCCTTCGTCAAAGCCATGGATGACTCCAGTGTGATG GAGCAGCAGAAGGTGGAGCTGCTGCGGAAAGCCGTGCAGGCCCACCGAACCTACACTGACCAG GCCATCCGCGGAGAGGCCTTCGACAGGCACCTGCTGGGCCTGAAGCTGCAGGCCATTGAGGACCTGGTGAGCATGCCTGACCTCTTCATGGACACTTCCTATGCCATCGCCATGCACTTCAACCTCTCCACCAGCCAG GTCCCTTCCAAGACAGACTGTGTCATGTTCTTTGGGCCTGTGGTCCCAGACGGCTATGGCATTTGCTATAATCCCATGGAGGCCCACATCAACTTTTCCGTGTCAGCATACAACAGCTGCGCTGAGACCAACGCAGCCCGCATGGCACACTACCTGGAGAAGGCACTCCTGGACATGCGTGTTCTGCTGCAGAGCCATCCCCGGGCCAAGCTCTGA